A section of the Streptomyces sp. V3I8 genome encodes:
- a CDS encoding beta-ketoacyl synthase N-terminal-like domain-containing protein codes for MTARQEDLLQRSLTAIRSLRAELARERSARNQPIAVVGMGCRLPGGADSPQALWELLEQGRDAITEAPADRWPAAPYYCADPQAPGRTYTTSGGFLTGDIDAFDAGLFGISAQEAAQMDPQHRLLLETGWEALESAGLLAERPDSRRVGVFVGMSGSDHSRVPVPSAAVGPFTATGAAPSVAAGRIAHTLGLHGPALVVDTACSSSLVAVQLAVRSLRLGECDAALAGGVNLLLAPEPYVALCKMGALSPTGRCRTFDTSADGYVRAEGCGLVALMRLSDARAVRAPVLAVVRGCAVNHDGRAGGVTVPSERAQRELLREALRDAGIDPHQVGYLETHGTGTPLGDPIEVRAAVDVLGRGRPASRPLVLGALKSAVGHLEPAAGVAGLIKTVQVLRHGRIPGNLHLKEPNPRLGTDGCPVILPDRSLPWPAGGRGRFAGVSSFGFNGTNAHVVLEDAPPVIPEHPEAASRPGHGVHVLPLSAADPGALRDLVHRLADWVGAHPDAEPADIAHTLGTRRRHLPYRTALVTTSGGRELGAELRRIADGPLPDRPCRTGRHTALFLDADLVQAAEHTAQLYADSPGFRAAHEECAALLRATAAGRAGEVPDPRTPADPAALSRLGPLAADLTRFTHQLALSRLLTDRWGLAPAAVGGRGVGALAAACVAGIMDVPTAGAYLAARRGTGPAPATALAAPRLRFLTGTRAGTGTGPEANGGSPTDPAFWLSAADRPDARQDVRALLAPLTDSGYGTFLTVGPAPAPAPAPDAATDGSERVQDTLWWTITRTTSDDPAAHGSRALWPTLLDGLASAYRAGAAVSWDGLHDGAGRARLPLPTYPFRRTRHAPPVPRADAFLAAAAHRPDAVAPASGGSPVGPVVGAPVLRPVRSPLRGHQFETVLSRRLLPALADTGGVLHLGHYHDLLTDIAGELGGAPSYELREVGFEQALRFAADESRTVQIVIEGDARGDGWRSFGVHSVVDKETRWVRHAHGEFRTCPSTSSTSSVSSVPAVSGPGLSEEGRRTIRERLPVHTWGDTFYRELRARGVALGGSVMCVEEAWSGGGEVLARLRATGADGPGHGGARPGPERLHPGVLDACAQLYVLAAGERLPADAAFITASLGRFGLDNTPGSGPGPLWVHFRLAGPADEYGLVGGYRLFGPEGRLLAECHGAAVRLLPSGLVGPHLLGHRGTAGAAAGGRTPEEGPQRADLVRRVRRAAPDRKPEILVAHLTDVLSGLVAVDAEEMRERSIAELGLDSLAALALRQRLSADLGADVPLDVLVDGPTVAELAVLLAGLPAFRSVPGAGTPADAGDREPTGQRHRTEVSRDPARWLRHQRLGRNPRVRLFCLPYGGRGASVFRAWATALPEDIDVCPVQLPGREERWRERLLEDCEEAVGLLAEALTPYTDRPFAFYGHSMGALLAYRLAHEFGTVRGGPLRHLFVAAYTSPSLGPNPVAARIAEAYRSLGHSTWPSAAELLKTYGERPRQLRRAVRESLGADAGEQLAGVLEPVGCADLRVVHGAVPWTTDAGLDAPVTALHGRRDPLVDEEGMRAWQQVTKGAFRLETFSGDHYFCHPDQQQTAVLSLLRELLS; via the coding sequence GTGACGGCCCGGCAGGAAGACCTGCTCCAGCGGTCCCTGACGGCCATCCGTTCCCTCCGCGCCGAGCTGGCGCGGGAGCGGTCGGCCCGGAACCAGCCGATCGCCGTGGTCGGCATGGGCTGCCGGCTGCCCGGCGGCGCCGACTCGCCGCAGGCACTGTGGGAACTGCTGGAACAGGGCCGTGACGCGATCACCGAGGCTCCCGCCGACCGATGGCCGGCAGCGCCCTACTACTGCGCCGACCCGCAGGCGCCGGGCCGGACGTACACCACCAGCGGCGGCTTCCTGACCGGGGACATCGACGCCTTCGACGCCGGTCTGTTCGGCATCTCCGCGCAGGAGGCGGCCCAGATGGACCCGCAGCACCGACTGCTGCTGGAGACCGGCTGGGAGGCGCTGGAGAGCGCCGGGCTCCTCGCCGAACGGCCGGATTCGCGAAGGGTCGGTGTCTTCGTCGGCATGTCGGGCTCCGACCACTCCCGGGTGCCGGTGCCGTCCGCGGCGGTCGGGCCGTTCACCGCCACCGGCGCCGCCCCGAGCGTCGCCGCCGGGCGGATCGCCCACACACTGGGCCTGCACGGACCGGCCCTCGTCGTCGACACCGCGTGTTCCTCGTCGCTGGTGGCCGTCCAGCTGGCCGTGCGGAGCCTGCGCCTGGGGGAGTGCGACGCCGCGCTGGCCGGCGGCGTCAATCTGCTGCTCGCGCCGGAACCGTACGTCGCCCTGTGCAAGATGGGTGCGTTGTCTCCCACCGGCCGGTGCCGGACCTTCGACACCTCCGCCGACGGCTACGTCCGGGCCGAGGGCTGCGGTCTGGTCGCGCTCATGCGGCTGTCCGACGCCCGCGCGGTGCGGGCCCCCGTGCTGGCGGTCGTGCGCGGCTGCGCCGTCAACCACGACGGCAGGGCGGGCGGAGTGACCGTGCCCAGCGAACGCGCGCAGCGGGAGCTGCTGCGCGAGGCACTGCGGGACGCCGGGATCGACCCGCACCAGGTGGGATATCTGGAGACGCACGGCACCGGGACGCCGCTCGGCGACCCGATCGAGGTGCGCGCCGCGGTCGACGTCCTCGGCCGGGGCCGGCCCGCGTCGCGCCCCCTGGTCCTCGGCGCGCTGAAGTCCGCCGTCGGGCACCTGGAACCGGCCGCCGGCGTGGCCGGCCTCATCAAGACCGTGCAGGTGCTGCGGCACGGCCGGATCCCGGGCAACCTCCACCTGAAGGAGCCCAACCCCCGGCTGGGCACGGACGGTTGCCCGGTGATCCTGCCCGACCGGTCACTGCCCTGGCCGGCCGGCGGACGCGGGCGGTTCGCGGGGGTGAGCTCCTTCGGGTTCAACGGCACCAACGCCCACGTCGTCCTGGAGGACGCCCCGCCGGTCATCCCCGAACACCCGGAAGCAGCCTCTCGGCCGGGGCACGGGGTCCACGTGCTGCCGCTGTCCGCCGCGGACCCCGGCGCCCTGCGGGACCTCGTGCACCGCCTCGCGGACTGGGTCGGCGCCCACCCCGACGCGGAACCCGCCGACATCGCCCACACCCTCGGGACGCGCCGCCGCCACCTTCCGTACCGGACCGCGCTGGTGACCACCTCCGGCGGCAGGGAACTCGGCGCCGAACTGCGCCGCATCGCGGACGGCCCCCTGCCGGACCGGCCCTGCCGCACGGGCCGGCACACGGCCCTGTTCCTCGACGCGGACCTCGTCCAGGCCGCGGAACACACCGCGCAGCTGTACGCCGACAGTCCCGGCTTCCGCGCCGCGCACGAGGAATGCGCGGCCCTGCTGCGTGCCACCGCGGCCGGACGGGCCGGCGAGGTACCGGATCCGCGTACACCGGCCGACCCGGCCGCGCTGTCCCGGCTCGGACCGCTCGCGGCCGACCTGACCCGCTTCACCCACCAGCTCGCGCTGTCCCGGCTGCTGACCGACCGCTGGGGTCTCGCCCCCGCCGCGGTGGGCGGCCGTGGTGTCGGTGCTCTGGCCGCCGCCTGCGTCGCCGGCATCATGGACGTACCGACCGCCGGTGCGTACCTCGCGGCCCGCCGCGGTACGGGTCCGGCGCCCGCGACCGCGCTGGCCGCGCCCCGACTGCGCTTCCTCACCGGTACCCGCGCCGGTACCGGTACCGGGCCGGAGGCGAACGGCGGATCACCGACCGACCCCGCCTTCTGGCTGTCGGCGGCGGACCGGCCGGACGCCCGCCAGGACGTACGCGCGCTGCTCGCCCCGCTGACGGACAGCGGTTACGGAACGTTCCTCACCGTCGGTCCGGCTCCGGCTCCGGCTCCGGCCCCGGACGCGGCCACGGACGGGTCCGAGCGGGTGCAGGACACCCTGTGGTGGACGATCACCCGTACGACTTCGGACGATCCCGCCGCCCACGGCAGCCGCGCACTGTGGCCCACGCTGCTCGACGGGCTCGCCTCGGCCTATCGCGCCGGAGCCGCTGTCAGTTGGGACGGGCTCCACGACGGTGCGGGCCGGGCCCGCCTGCCTCTGCCGACCTACCCGTTCCGGCGCACCCGGCACGCCCCGCCGGTGCCGCGCGCCGACGCCTTCCTGGCCGCAGCCGCGCATCGGCCGGACGCGGTCGCGCCCGCGTCCGGCGGTTCCCCCGTCGGTCCCGTCGTAGGTGCGCCGGTGCTCAGGCCGGTGCGGTCCCCCCTGCGGGGCCACCAGTTCGAGACGGTTCTCAGCCGGCGACTGCTGCCCGCGCTGGCCGACACGGGCGGGGTGCTGCATCTGGGCCACTACCACGACCTGCTGACGGACATCGCCGGTGAGCTGGGCGGGGCGCCCTCGTACGAGCTGCGCGAGGTGGGGTTCGAACAGGCGCTCAGGTTCGCCGCCGACGAGAGCCGTACGGTGCAGATCGTCATCGAGGGCGACGCGCGGGGCGATGGCTGGCGGTCCTTCGGCGTGCACAGTGTGGTCGACAAGGAGACCCGCTGGGTCAGGCATGCGCACGGCGAGTTCCGTACGTGTCCCTCCACTTCCTCCACTTCCTCGGTTTCCTCCGTTCCCGCCGTGTCCGGACCGGGTCTGTCCGAGGAGGGCCGCCGGACGATCCGTGAGCGCCTGCCGGTCCACACCTGGGGAGACACCTTCTACCGGGAGCTGCGCGCACGCGGGGTGGCGCTGGGCGGTTCCGTCATGTGTGTCGAGGAGGCCTGGTCGGGCGGCGGGGAAGTGCTGGCCCGGCTGCGCGCCACCGGTGCGGACGGCCCCGGTCACGGCGGCGCCCGGCCCGGCCCCGAACGCCTGCACCCGGGAGTGCTGGACGCCTGCGCCCAGCTGTACGTCCTGGCCGCGGGTGAACGGCTGCCCGCCGATGCCGCGTTCATCACCGCCTCGCTGGGCCGGTTCGGTCTCGACAACACCCCCGGTTCCGGTCCCGGGCCGTTGTGGGTCCATTTCCGGCTGGCCGGACCGGCGGACGAGTACGGCCTGGTGGGCGGCTACCGGCTCTTCGGCCCCGAGGGGCGCCTGCTCGCGGAGTGCCACGGAGCGGCGGTTCGCCTCCTGCCCTCCGGACTGGTCGGCCCGCACCTGCTCGGCCACCGGGGCACAGCCGGCGCGGCGGCGGGTGGCCGGACCCCCGAGGAAGGGCCCCAGCGGGCCGACCTCGTACGGCGGGTGCGGCGGGCCGCACCGGACCGGAAGCCGGAGATCCTCGTCGCCCACCTGACGGACGTGCTGAGCGGTCTGGTCGCCGTGGACGCCGAGGAGATGCGCGAGCGGTCGATCGCCGAACTCGGACTCGACTCCCTGGCGGCGCTGGCACTGCGCCAGCGGCTGTCCGCGGACCTCGGCGCCGACGTACCGCTGGACGTACTGGTGGACGGTCCCACGGTGGCCGAACTGGCGGTCCTGCTCGCCGGACTGCCCGCTTTCCGCTCCGTCCCCGGGGCCGGTACCCCGGCGGACGCCGGGGACCGGGAGCCCACCGGGCAACGGCATCGGACCGAGGTCTCCCGTGACCCGGCCCGCTGGCTGCGGCACCAGCGCCTCGGCCGAAACCCCCGGGTGCGGCTGTTCTGCCTGCCGTACGGCGGGCGCGGCGCGTCCGTCTTCCGCGCCTGGGCGACAGCGCTGCCGGAGGACATCGACGTCTGCCCGGTGCAGTTGCCGGGCCGGGAGGAGCGCTGGCGGGAGCGTCTGCTGGAGGACTGCGAGGAGGCCGTGGGCCTGCTCGCCGAGGCGCTGACTCCGTACACCGACCGGCCCTTCGCGTTCTACGGGCACAGCATGGGCGCCCTGCTCGCGTACCGGCTCGCCCACGAGTTCGGCACGGTCCGGGGCGGGCCGCTGCGGCACCTGTTCGTCGCGGCCTACACCTCGCCCTCCCTCGGACCCAACCCGGTGGCGGCACGGATCGCGGAGGCCTACCGGTCCCTCGGGCACTCCACCTGGCCGTCCGCCGCGGAGCTGCTCAAGACGTACGGGGAACGTCCGCGGCAGTTGAGGCGTGCCGTGCGGGAGAGTCTCGGCGCGGACGCCGGGGAGCAGTTGGCCGGTGTGCTGGAGCCGGTCGGCTGCGCCGATCTGCGCGTCGTCCACGGGGCCGTGCCGTGGACGACGGACGCGGGCCTCGACGCGCCGGTCACCGCGCTGCACGGCCGCCGCGACCCGCTGGTCGACGAGGAAGGGATGAGGGCGTGGCAGCAGGTGACCAAGGGCGCTTTCCGGCTGGAGACCTTCTCCGGGGACCACTACTTCTGCCATCCGGACCAGCAGCAGACCGCCGTGCTGTCCCTGCTCCGCGAGCTGCTGTCCTGA